Proteins encoded within one genomic window of Rhododendron vialii isolate Sample 1 chromosome 1a, ASM3025357v1:
- the LOC131318769 gene encoding uncharacterized protein LOC131318769: MLACISSSSPSPFLISSDIHRTPGAKPRSLSWSSSFPHLNLSINSISSPLNPPRQREFVVRAAWTRRSRSEAAKKPNRKSWRQRTDMYLRPFLLNIFFSKRFIHAKVMHRGTSKVISVATTNAKDLRNTLPSLTDDSACRVIGKLIAERSKEADVFAMAYEPRKNERIEGKLGIVIDTIKENGIIFV, encoded by the exons ATGTTAGCTTGCATATCTTCTTCATCACCGTCGCCATTTCTTATCTCCTCTGACATCCATCGAACACCAGGTGCGAAACCAAGGTCGCTGTCATGGTCGTCTTCATTTCCTCACTTGAACTTGTCTATCAATTCAATTTCAAGCCCTTTGAATCCCCCACGCCAAAGG GAATTCGTTGTTCGCGCCGCCTGGACACGGAGGTCACGAAGTGAAGCTGCAAAAAAACCTAATAGGAAATCATGGAGACAAAGAACGGATATGTATCTGAGACCGTTTCTtctaaacattttcttttcaaagcGTTTCATCCATGCAAAAGTGATGCATAGGGGAACCAGCAAAGTGATATCAGTCGCCACCACAAATGCCAAGGATCTTAGGAATACATTGCCATCTCTAACTGATGATAGTGCATGCAGAGTGATAGGGAAGTTGATTGCTGAGCGGTCAAAGGAAGCCGATGTGTTTGCAATGGCTTATGAGCCCAGGAAGAATGAGCGAATTGAAGGGAAGCTTGGAATTGTCATCGATACAATTAAGGAGAATGGTATTATATTTGTTTGA